Proteins found in one Lycium ferocissimum isolate CSIRO_LF1 chromosome 6, AGI_CSIRO_Lferr_CH_V1, whole genome shotgun sequence genomic segment:
- the LOC132059843 gene encoding uncharacterized protein LOC132059843 isoform X2: protein MDSEQESEGRRDLDESESGSSKSSEYSHSVSSSSSDSSSDDYIQVDPKIIFNSVSSGIASSKSQPDAKLLSQNVESSKMSSSSTSQVSDVTHESAFSTMSTTQSPSIQVMDREAGFDPDRIPSSIFGSKDSSSKGWSTASNESLFSIHTAGNGSTRDDNLTTDGDFKQSKKRDNFTEVPTNKEINKAGELTRFRQTLPLAKGGGNKKKIFEKEGKVDVVNKLLATGSSDEATKRVVRFREEIKVGEKKNHSTAIGLSGGNVCFGDACTVVRHSDGNDTCSAIPIKKKSSRWPCCYCSSWSCCSSWPSCSLKCSGCSCKWLSCSIFSCKWLSCSCCSFNCSSCSCKWLSCSSCSCKWPSCSGCSCKLLSCAGCHCKWPSMPFGCCKWPCGFGGCCKWPSCH, encoded by the exons ATGGATTCTGAGCAAGAGAGTGAAGGAAGACGAGATTTAGATGAAAGTGAATCAGGGTCGTCTAAAAGTTCAGAATATTCCCATTCCGTCTCGTCTTCTTCATCAGACTCTTCTTCAGATGATTACATCCAAGTGGACCCGAAAATAATATTCAACTCTGTCTCATCAGGCATAGCATCTTCCAAATCTCAGCCCGATGCAAAACTTCTATCTCAAAATGTTGAATCCTCGAAAATGTCTTCAAGTTCCACCTCACAGGTTTCGGATGTCACTCATGAATCTGCATTCTCGACCATGTCAACCACACAATCTCCTTCTATACAAGTGATGGATCGGGAGGCAGGTTTTGATCCGGATAGAATTCCCTCATCTATTTTTGGAAGTAAGGATTCATCCTCTAAGGGATGGAGCACTGCCTCTAACGAATCATTGTTCAGTATCCACACTGCTGGAAATGGTAGTACAAGGGATGATAATCTGACGACTGATGGAGATTTCAAACAGTCCAAGAAACGAGACAACTTTACAGAAGTAccaacaaacaaagaaattaataaGGCTGGGGAGCTAACTAGGTTTAGGCAGACTTTGCCACTTGCAAAAGGAGGaggaaataagaaaaagatCTTCGAGAAAGAAGGGAAAGTAGATGTTGTAAACAAACTGTTAGCAACAGGAAGTTCAGATGAAGCAACAAAGAGAGTAGTCCGTTTTAGAGAAGAAATAAAAGTAGGAGAGAAGAAGAATCATTCTACTGCTATTGGCCTCTCTGGTGGAAACGTATGCTTTGGGGACGCTTGCACTGTCGTTCGCCATTCTGATGGGAATGACACGTGTTCGGCCATTCCAAT AAAAAAGAAGTCTTCTAGGTGGCCGTGCTGTTATTGTAGTAGCTGGTCTTGCTGCTCAAGTTGGCCAAGCTGCTCATTGAAGTGCTCGGGTTGCTCTTGTAAATGGTTAAgctgctcaattttctcttGTAAGTGGCTAAGTTGCTCATGTTGCTCTTTTAA CTGCTCAAGTTGCTCTTGTAAGTGGTTAAGCTGCTCAAGCTGTTCTTGTAAGTGGCCAAGCTGCTCAGGTTGTTCTTGTAAGCTGTTAAGCTGTGCAGGCTGCCACTGTAAGTGGCCAAGCATGCCTTTTGGCTGTTGCAAATGGCCCTGTGGCTTTGGTGGTTGCTGCAAATGGCCGAGCTGCCACTGA
- the LOC132059843 gene encoding uncharacterized protein LOC132059843 isoform X1 has translation MDSEQESEGRRDLDESESGSSKSSEYSHSVSSSSSDSSSDDYIQVDPKIIFNSVSSGIASSKSQPDAKLLSQNVESSKMSSSSTSQVSDVTHESAFSTMSTTQSPSIQVMDREAGFDPDRIPSSIFGSKDSSSKGWSTASNESLFSIHTAGNGSTRDDNLTTDGDFKQSKKRDNFTEVPTNKEINKAGELTRFRQTLPLAKGGGNKKKIFEKEGKVDVVNKLLATGSSDEATKRVVRFREEIKVGEKKNHSTAIGLSGGNVCFGDACTVVRHSDGNDTCSAIPIKKKSSRWPCCYCSSWSCCSSWPSCSLKCSGCSCKWLSCSIFSCKWLSCSCCSFKWLSCSSCSCKWLSCSSCSCKWLSCSSCSCKWPSCSGCSCKLLSCAGCHCKWPSMPFGCCKWPCGFGGCCKWPSCH, from the exons ATGGATTCTGAGCAAGAGAGTGAAGGAAGACGAGATTTAGATGAAAGTGAATCAGGGTCGTCTAAAAGTTCAGAATATTCCCATTCCGTCTCGTCTTCTTCATCAGACTCTTCTTCAGATGATTACATCCAAGTGGACCCGAAAATAATATTCAACTCTGTCTCATCAGGCATAGCATCTTCCAAATCTCAGCCCGATGCAAAACTTCTATCTCAAAATGTTGAATCCTCGAAAATGTCTTCAAGTTCCACCTCACAGGTTTCGGATGTCACTCATGAATCTGCATTCTCGACCATGTCAACCACACAATCTCCTTCTATACAAGTGATGGATCGGGAGGCAGGTTTTGATCCGGATAGAATTCCCTCATCTATTTTTGGAAGTAAGGATTCATCCTCTAAGGGATGGAGCACTGCCTCTAACGAATCATTGTTCAGTATCCACACTGCTGGAAATGGTAGTACAAGGGATGATAATCTGACGACTGATGGAGATTTCAAACAGTCCAAGAAACGAGACAACTTTACAGAAGTAccaacaaacaaagaaattaataaGGCTGGGGAGCTAACTAGGTTTAGGCAGACTTTGCCACTTGCAAAAGGAGGaggaaataagaaaaagatCTTCGAGAAAGAAGGGAAAGTAGATGTTGTAAACAAACTGTTAGCAACAGGAAGTTCAGATGAAGCAACAAAGAGAGTAGTCCGTTTTAGAGAAGAAATAAAAGTAGGAGAGAAGAAGAATCATTCTACTGCTATTGGCCTCTCTGGTGGAAACGTATGCTTTGGGGACGCTTGCACTGTCGTTCGCCATTCTGATGGGAATGACACGTGTTCGGCCATTCCAAT AAAAAAGAAGTCTTCTAGGTGGCCGTGCTGTTATTGTAGTAGCTGGTCTTGCTGCTCAAGTTGGCCAAGCTGCTCATTGAAGTGCTCGGGTTGCTCTTGTAAATGGTTAAgctgctcaattttctcttGTAAGTGGCTAAGTTGCTCATGTTGCTCTTTTAAGTGGCTAAGTTGCTCAAGTTGCTCTTGTAAGTGGTTAAGCTGCTCAAGTTGCTCTTGTAAGTGGTTAAGCTGCTCAAGCTGTTCTTGTAAGTGGCCAAGCTGCTCAGGTTGTTCTTGTAAGCTGTTAAGCTGTGCAGGCTGCCACTGTAAGTGGCCAAGCATGCCTTTTGGCTGTTGCAAATGGCCCTGTGGCTTTGGTGGTTGCTGCAAATGGCCGAGCTGCCACTGA
- the LOC132061405 gene encoding LRR receptor-like serine/threonine-protein kinase RPK2 — MQLLGFQGMEKLVFSGTLILFLMAFVFSCFPFSASQELFSEKMALLELKNSFGDPFGILSSWRSNNSSYCSWYGISCNSNSRISELRIRGNKTNAASCTNNPELALHAFGVRRKSCLSMNGKLVGNLSPIIGFLKELRVLSLPFNDLTGEIPDQIWGLKNLDVLDLEGNSFQGHFSSYDFSGLRKLRVVNLGFNRIVGRFPPSLAKCRFLSVLNLAGNQINDVIPGFIGGLEKLRVVNLSFNRLLGRVPVNLRIKCANLEHLDLSFNFLQGEIPRVLGKCSHLRTLLLTSNAFSGVIPSELGSLERLEVLDVSRNSLDGSIPPQLGNCLNLSILVLSSLFNVHGNALGELNFFEGSIPSEITMLPKLEILWAPGANLRGHFPNDWGHCDSLKVVNLAHNFFMGKISGAFHGCHGLIFLNISSNRLFGNLGETLPVPCMTLFDVSRNLMSGPIPQYNTSVCPHDPKLIQTYNPAFPYLSFLAYKTCSESPLPFPTTSYPVIHNLGGNSFTGGIPLLPMTHESLGKRIDYAFLAGGNKLTGLSDGNLFGNCDGLGGMTINLSSNEISGQVPEYICSVCRSLKSFDASRNNISGSLPKHIGHCKSLIVLELSWNKLQGQIPADLHEMQSLEVLDLSSNSLSGNIPEGLTRLVNLTVLLLNNNTLTGEIPSGLESMTALHACDISFNNLSFPSDNKMITQCSFLGNSFLSPTPSTLSNVSQSYAVPPQGPQSKNGKRGLSLSSIETVVAVSATAIIFGFAILVAFCMHIKKGTPNPRIEEASESPERSDITVFKDVGVVLTYDKIVQATRHFSWSKCIGNGGFGSTYKAEVSSGIILAVKRLSVERSQGLPQFNAEINSLRSISHPNLITLIGYYASEADMFLIYNYLPGGNLEKFIQDRSNRIFDFKVLHKIASDISLAISYLHDHCVPRIVHRDVKPSNILLDNELNAYLSDFGLSRIMGTETCTTTKVAGTFGYVAPEYALTSHVSDKADVYSYGIVLLELLSDKRALDPSFSVHENGFNIVSWASMLFRDDKIQDIFYSSLWEAGPEEKLVDMLHLALLCTTESLSARPRMRQVVGQLKKIAPLVP; from the coding sequence ATGCAGTTGTTGGGGTTTCAAGGAATGGAAAAACTCGTGTTTTCAGGAACCCTGATTTTATTCTTGATGGCATTTGTGTTCTCTTGTTTTCCCTTTTCGGCTTCTCAAGAATTGTTTTCTGAGAAAATGGCTTTGTTGGAATTGAAGAACTCCTTTGGTGATCCATTTGGCATTTTGTCCAGTTGGAGATCAAACAATTCTAGTTACTGTTCTTGGTATGGAATTTCATGCAATTCAAACTCAAGGATTTCAGAATTGAGAATTAGAGGTAATAAAACTAATGCTGCTTCTTGTACAAATAATCCTGAGTTAGCATTGCATGCTTTTGGAGTTAGAAGAAAAAGCTGTTTGTCTATGAATGGTAAACTTGTTGGGAATTTGTCTCCTATTATTGGATTCCTCAAAGAGCTTAGGGTTCTATCTCTTCCATTTAATGATTTAACGGGTGAAATTCCTGATCAGATATGGGGATTAAAGAATCTTGATGTTCTTGATTTAGAAGGGAATTCCTTTCAGGGACATTTTTCGAGCTATGATTTTTCCGGCTTGAGAAAATTAAGAGTTGTTAATCTAGGGTTTAACAGAATTGTTGGGAGGTTTCCACCTTCTCTAGCAAAATGTAGGTTTTTGAGTGTGTTGAATTTAGCGGGGAATCAAATAAATGATGTCATTCCAGGGTTTATAGGTGGATTGGAGAAGTTAAGGGTAGTTAATTTGTCGTTTAATCGATTACTTGGGCGTGTTCCGGTTAACTTGAGGATTAAATGCGCAAATCTTGAACATTTAGATTTGTCATTTAATTTCCTTCAAGGGGAGATTCCACGTGTACTGGGGAAATGTAGTCACTTAAGGACACTTTTGTTGACTTCAAATGCATTTTCTGGTGTTATCCCTTCTGAGCTTGGTAGTCTTGAAAGGCTTGAAGTTCTGGATGTTTCGAGAAACAGTCTTGATGGTTCTATTCCGCCTCAGCTTGGAAATTGCCTTAATTTGTCAATTCTTGTTCTTTCAAGTCTCTTTAATGTGCATGGGAATGCATTAGGTGAGCTAAACTTCTTTGAAGGCTCTATTCCTTCAGAGATTACTATGCTACCAAAATTGGAAATACTTTGGGCTCCAGGAGCGAATCTCAGAGGACATTTTCCCAATGATTGGGGACATTGCGACAGCCTAAAGGTGGTGAATTTAGCTCACAACTTTTTCATGGGAAAAATTTCTGGTGCATTTCATGGATGCCATGGTCTGATTTTTCTTAACATTAGCTCAAATAGGCTTTTTGGAAATCTTGGTGAAACGCTTCCTGTTCCTTGTATGACTCTTTTTGATGTCAGTAGGAACCTCATGTCAGGCCCAATTCCCCAGTATAATACAAGTGTCTGTCCGCATGATCCCAAGcttatccaaacgtacaatccAGCTTTTCCCTAcctctcattcttagcatataAAACTTGTTCCGAAAGCCCTCTTCCTTTTCCTACTACCAGTTATCCAGTGATCCATAATTTAGGTGGAAACAGCTTCACCGGCGGAATTCCTTTACTGCCAATGACCCATGAAAGCTTAGGAAAACGCATTGACTATGCATTTCTTGCAGGTGGAAACAAGCTTACCGGATTATCGGATGGGAACTTATTCGGAAACTGTGATGGATTAGGTGGAATGACGATTAATCTTAGCAGCAATGAGATTTCTGGCCAAGTTCCTGAGTACATTTGTTCAGTATGCAGGTCTCTCAAATCTTTTGATGCATCCCGAAACAATATTTCCGGGTCCTTACCCAAGCACATTGGTCATTGCAAGTCCCTCATAGTACTTGAATTGAGTTGGAACAAGTTGCAGGGCCAAATTCCGGCTGATCTCCATGAGATGCAATCTCTTGAAGTTCTGGATCTCTCATCGAACTCGCTCTCCGGTAACATTCCAGAAGGTCTCACGCGCCTGGTGAATTTAACTGTTCTATTGTTGAACAACAACACATTGACTGGTGAGATTCCCTCAGGTTTGGAAAGTATGACGGCTCTTCATGCATGCGACATCTCATTCAATAATTTATCCTTTCCATCCGATAATAAGATGATAACCCAGTGTAGCTTCCTGGGGAACTCTTTTCTTTCACCCACGCCATCAACCTTATCCAATGTGTCACAAAGTTATGCAGTTCCTCCACAAGGGCCTCAATCCAAAAATGGTAAGAGAGGACTTTCACTTTCTTCCATTGAGACTGTTGTTGCAGTATCTGCAACTGCAATTATTTTCGGTTTTGCTATCCTTGTTGCCTTCTGTATGCACATAAAAAAAGGGACACCAAATCCTAGAATTGAGGAGGCCTCTGAATCACCTGAAAGAAGCGATATTACAGTTTTCAAAGATGTAGGAGTAGTTTTGACATATGACAAAATCGTCCAGGCTACCAGACACTTTAGCTGGAGCAAATGCATTGGAAATGGTGGATTTGGTTCCACATACAAAGCTGAAGTTTCCTCCGGAATTATACTAGCAGTAAAGAGGCTCTCAGTTGAAAGAAGTCAAGGACTTCCCCAGTTCAATGCTGAGATTAATAGCCTTAGAAGCATAAGCCATCCCAATCTCATTACACTGATTGGATACTATGCAAGTGAGGCTGATATGTTCCTGATATATAATTATCTCCCGGGAGGTAACTTGGAGAAATTTATACAGGATAGATCTAATAGAATCTTCGACTTTAAGGTGCTACACAAGATTGCCTCAGATATTTCTCTTGCAATCTCTTATCTCCATGATCACTGCGTCCCCCGTATTGTCCACCGAGATGTTAAGCCGAGTAACATATTGTTGGATAATGAACTCAATGCTTATCTGTCGGATTTTGGGTTGTCGAGGATCATGGGAACGGAAACCTGCACAACCACAAAAGTTGCAGGAACGTTCGGGTATGTAGCACCGGAATATGCTCTGACAAGTCATGTGTCTGACAAGGCCGATGTTTACAGCTATGGTATCGTGCTGCTCGAGTTGCTCTCGGACAAGCGAGCTTTAGATCCTTCATTTTCCGTGCATGAGAACGGGTTCAACATCGTTTCGTGGGCGAGCATGTTGTTTCGGGATGACAAGATACAGGACATTTTCTATTCCAGTTTATGGGAGGCAGGTCCCGAGGAGAAGCTGGTGGACATGCTGCATTTGGCTCTACTGTGTACTACAGAATCCCTTTCTGCCAGGCCAAGGATGAGGCAAGTTGTCGGGCAACTGAAGAAAATCGCACCTCTTGTGCCTTAA